A window from Sus scrofa isolate TJ Tabasco breed Duroc chromosome 2, Sscrofa11.1, whole genome shotgun sequence encodes these proteins:
- the IER2 gene encoding immediate early response gene 2 protein, which produces MEVQKEAQRIMTLSVWKMYHSRMQRGGLRLHRSLQLSLVMRSARELYLSAKVEAHEPEVPLPPARSPDPRLHPPREAEAAANAALPDGEPPSPEPMDTQEAPRIEETPAPCAPRPAKVSRKRRSSSLSDGGDAALVPSKKARLEEEEEGAPSEVLNRLQPPPAQTEGAFPNLARVLQRRFSGLLNCSPAAPPTAPPACEAKPACRPADNMLNVLVRAVVAF; this is translated from the coding sequence ATGGAAGTGCAGAAAGAGGCGCAACGCATTATGACCCTGTCCGTTTGGAAGATGTACCATTCGCGCATGCAGCGCGGTGGCCTACGGTTGCACCGGAGTCTGCAGCTGTCGCTGGTCATGCGTAGCGCCCGGGAGCTCTACCTTTCGGCAAAGGTGGAAGCCCACGAGCCTGAGGTGCCCTTGCCACCCGCCCGCTCCCCTGATCCTCGCCTACACCCACCGCGAGAAGCGGAAGCCGCAGCCAATGCAGCGCTCCCCGACGGTGAGCCTCCCTCTCCGGAACCCATGGACACGCAGGAGGCGCCGAGAATCGAGGAGACCCCTGCCCCCTGTGCCCCGCGCCCTGCCAAAGTCAGCCGCAAGCGGCGAAGCAGCAGCCTGAGCGACGGTGGGGACGCCGCACTGGTCCCGAGTAAGAAAGCCCGtctagaagaagaggaggaaggggcccCTTCGGAGGTCCTCAATCGCCTGCAGCCCCCTCCGGCGCAAACGGAGGGCGCCTTCCCCAATTTGGCGCGTGTCCTGCAGAGGCGCTTCTCCGGCCTCCTGAACTGcagccccgccgccccgccgACGGCGCCGCCGGCGTGCGAGGCGAAGCCGGCTTGCCGCCCGGCTGATAACATGCTGAACGTGCTGGTGCGGGCCGTGGTGGCCTTCTGA